Part of the Bombyx mori chromosome 19, ASM3026992v2 genome is shown below.
TAGGAACATCAAAGTTCTCGCGGACGCAGCTGTGGGCGGGATTAATTATTACTTCTATTGATTGTGTTCTCTCAAACGTGTAAATGCGTATAAATcgcatattatgtatgtttgtaataaaaaaaaaacaaatatatttatggcATTTACCTGTGTctgaaaaaaatctgttttcaGAACAAATTGGAATAAATCCGCATGACGAGATATagaaactataaaatatataatctaaGTGACGTAGGTATATAAAGTGTTTAGGTTGAGTTAAATCCTTCATGATTCACCATAGGTCCACATGAGCGCAGTATTTATGTTAAATTCAACTTGGCATCTCTAGTGGCGCCCgagaaaaatgttttaatagacGTATGGACAAACGCcaaaacagaaaacaaaatgATTGTCTGATAGCTCTATAGCTATTGTATTTAGTTACCGGACTGATTAATTAATGAGCTTTGTAATTAAGTGGTTATTACTAAAAACAATACCCGATGACCAACTTTCCTGTGTATTTCGCGTCTCAAATTTATAAGCTAAAGATTATTTTtgcactttttttcctacctatgttgatagccttgagaggctatttcagctcctctttgacgtgtaggtgagctcacggggctctaaccgggagtgttgctaacactggacggcgaccggtgcttgtggtacctaaaagcaccgttaatggatcgggaggatccgtaatgacgcgtttagggcgacgttcagctgtttaccattcgttctacaggatcgggtatttTTTTTGCGCGCAAACCATCGTCCTTTTTATCGCGTTCAAATACTCGTAGAATATTTAGCTGTGGTAATAAGTTTTGATTACGTTATTTTGAATGTggaataatagttttattagcTGCCAAAATCAGGGAGTTGTCAACGTTAAGAAATGTTTAAAAGGCTCGCGATTCACAAATGACTATAATTTGCGatgcatttattttaatcaaattgtAGTTTACTTTTGGTGTCGGATACGTAACATACATTATGACCGTCTCAATGAACACCCAAAAACATATTTTGGAAACATCCACTGGCTTACTATTGCCACACTTTGTTCCACCAATCATAATTTGGTTATTATAACTAAATGAAATCTATTCAATAgacttatttattaaagtattcGCGCGCCACACATTTCGTGTTGccagtaattaaataataattttgattatcTCTTACAGGACATAAGACGCTAAGACGAACgaactaaaaactaaattacaTTAGCATGTCATCGTTCATGTTccataaacaaattttaaatacctttttttttttttttttttttcctacctatgctgatagccttgagaggctatttcagcgtaccctagcttgtgtaggtgagctcgcggggctcaaaccggagaattgctaacaccgccctagcaagagcagtgcttcgcagataaATACCTAAGTTTAATACGGTGTTAAATATGGCGAGGCTTGACAGCTGTCAACAACGAAATCTCGTGAGAGTTGTCAAATGAACACAGATTAGTATCCGGCGTCAGCGTCGTAACTGCTCTTTTGGCTGCTGTACTGatctgtaaataaatttaaatttagtacTAAGTCAGATGTGACGACTAGCCGAAATTATTAGCGAGAATCACCTTACTGAGAATTTCGGTAGGGCTGATATTAAAGAACCAAACGGCAGAATGAACCAGGGCTTATCGATAttacaaaaattgttatttaacgggttcttaccacgatttttgtttattaactattaataAGTTTCCGCTGTTGCAAGCATTATGAGCATCAGTCTACACCAGTAAaccacatataaataatatttctttacgCTGCTCCAATAGCAGACTCATCCGCTATAAAACAACGCGCGAGTGTAGATTGTATTCAAGTTATTTATCTCGGactaaaaaactacaaaaatcggacACAAAAGAAAGAACCTGCGAAGAATACTTGAAGCGGTGCCATGCTCACATTTTTTCACATGCTTTGCAAGATTATCAATGTGGAGTGCTCATTGGAATATAATATTTCGGTATAGTTcgtattaaatttgtattttgaatgcatttttcaagaaatttaacatttaataattttaataaactgtTTCCTATGTGATTTAGAAAGTTTTATAAATCTTACCTCTCTTCGTGTCTGTAAGCTGTAAACTCTTCAAGATTTCCTCTGGTATCGGGGGCGCGGTCGGCAGATGAGCTCCCTCAGGCCTGAAGCCGTTCTCATCAGCGGTATAAGACACTGAGTAAGTTTGTCCATCATCACCGACGTAGGAGAAAGAGCCTTTCACGTTTATAGAACCTTCCTCTGGTTTAGCTCCGGGCACAACCTGACCTGGGGATTGCTACGTTATTTACATAGGCGTTTCATAGCAATTTGTGTTTAAATGGTGaagtttaatctatatattaatacgtgaagcaaaaactttgtatccctttttacgaaaatcgcgcggacggaggagtatgaaattttccacacttatagagaatacagagaagaagtgcacaatgctaatatattttttaaataaggcataaaagatacattaacttcataaagaaaacataacatgcatactatttattgtcaaacttttgttcttaacgtctgttgtcaaattgagaatagaatatgctttgtctttgttaatattttttatagtgtagtcttggcgaaatttgtgattatagaagtataaaatacaatcataatagtgtacaaacttacaattccaattaattatagtcgaatttcgactactgcgggacctctagtttgttTTAATATACAGCATAATTGTTTTAAGTCAGTGCCAACCTATCAAGTCCTTGGTGAATAACCTGGATGTTTTTTTTcacctacctattctagtaatctcgaggggctatactagattcacagaacgaggtgagctcacggggctctaacctgacgacgttgccaacACTAACCCTAACAAGAATAGCTCTTGGACGGACggaaggacgagctcacagcccacctgatgttaagtgattactgaagcccatagacatctacgacgtaaatgcgccacccacttgagatatgagttctaaggtctcagtatagttacaacggttgccccacccttcaaaccgaaacgcattattgcttcacggcagaaataggcagagtggtggtacctacctgcgcagactcacaagaggtcctgccaccagtaattacgcaaattataattttaataggtTTTAGTGTCAATTAAAATACAGTATATACCTTCCTGCTCAGCTTTCGTTCCATCGCTGGTCTCAAAAGCGTAATGGTATCCATCTTCATTAATCTCATTGTCATATCTCAAGATTTCAGCCGGCTGGCCAGATTGGCTTCCAGTGAGAGCCTGGTGACTACCAGCAGAGTTTCGTGGGCCTTGGAGTCCTGCGCTGGCTCCTCCTGAAGACCCAGCGTGGGGGGGAAGGTACAGGTCTTTGTCGAGTCGATCAGCTGCCACCGCCGCTAAAGCGAAGATTATCAGCTGAGAAAAACacaaaatttcatatttaaaatgaaatatgcttaattttgttctttgttatttttgtagATGAGCAGATAAGTGGGTACATCTGTATTTcaagggagtcgtttagtggttGAATATATCAGCAGTAGTAATATCACAGCACTAATATTTTCGGCCgtcaagtctcacataccccatACGTCCTTTAGCCTCGGGAACCTCAAAGCAGGATCGGCCACCAGACCGAGAATAAAGTACACCTAAGCTTTTATCGAtgctatactaagaccttaaacctcatatctcaaggggggtggcgcatttacgttgtagatgtctataggctccattaaccactcaacaccaggtgggctataagatcgtccactcatcgaagcaataaaaaaaaggtaccacaaTCCTCTCTATTTTTTAACGCGAAGCATCATGCGTTCCAGTTGGGAAGGTGAACCATGCAAATAATACAGTGATATTTCGCCCCGTGTCTCAAGCTGGGTAGCGGCAGGTTTATGGATGATGAAGAATTGAAAAAATAGCttcaaatttattcaatttCTGTTGCCCGTTCTAATTTAGCTTCTGTATACGTTTTGTAAAGTCGGGGAACCGCATGATGTTGTGGTTCAAAGATAATAACTAACTTCAATCTGTGGTTTCTTTGTGAACGCGTGAAAACCGCGTAAAGCGCgtataacatttcatttattgtaCTTGCTCAAGGTATTAAGGGTAAGTTTCACAATGTTTTGTAATGTTTACAAGGACTagcggtcccgcagtagtcgaaattcgactataattaattgaaattataagtttgaacattattatggttatattgccaaagactatttattatacttctataatcacagatttcgccaagactataacaaataatattaaagataaacaatattaacctattttcaatttgaccacatacttTAAGTACctattaactaaagtttgacaataaacaaaaagtaggtatatatttacataagtGTGTGTGCCGAATACATGGCAGTGTAttgaatgttttctttattgatttaatgtatatcttttatacattatttaaaaaaatttttatcattgtgcactccttctctatattctctataagtgtgggaaatttcatactcttccgtccgcgcaattttcgtaaaaagggctacaaagtttttgcttcacgtatagatACGTTGGTTTATTAATTTGTAGTCAAGTAGGAGCTTTTATCACGTTGAATTAGATAGCTGGACGAGCGCACGCCCCATCCGATATTAAGAGGCTACGGCAGCTCACgaatatgataataaaaatgcCGCTATGCAACTTTAAAGAGTAATAACGTCTATCCCACCCCTCAAACTAGAGCGAATGATGGCGTCGCGGTAGGAATAGTTAAGATGGCGGCAACTACCCATGCGGTCCCAGaacacgccctaccaccaatgatacgcaaattgaaaattttatacgCAATGTAAAtttcgaaataaattattttattgctttgttgggtggacgagctcacagcccacctagtgttaagtggttactggagcccatagacatccacaacgtaaatgcgccacccaccttgagatacaagttctaaggtctcaagtatagttacaacggctgccccacccttcaaaccgaaacgcattactgcctcacggtagaaataggatggtggtacccacccgcacggactcacaagaggtcctaccaccagtaaataaataaatgaataaataaataaataaaaattactacaCGTTAAAGTTgaaagattaataaaaaatacgctCCGAATTGAGAACTCCTCGCTAATTaagacgcttttattagcttcatacgtatgttagtatgaatgctttttaagatattatcaaaACGATAATCCTTCTACTTAtatctgtcaataaaatatttataactattgatacaATGCACAACAtggttttttttacaacaaaattttttacaattttttttgttggattttctatagataagatttttttttttttatctattattttttttatagtgatatactactaataaaattttgttttattttatattttaggtGACACGAAATGGTATTCAAAACGGAATCATTTATTTCGAATTTTGATGtcattttaaattcatatttactgaatttcaaaacaaatgCAATCACCGATCCATAAAGAGCCTTCCGGAGAACTCAAATAACGACTTCAGCTAGcttacttaatataaaaaaaaatgtatatttaatttggatttattttaaaaacaaaaggaattatAATTTCTTCACTTCACTTGATTCGTACAACAATTACTATGACAAAATAAACGTAAGGTCTGAATTGAGAATCtccgctttatttatttaaaaaccggTCATGGcatatttgttaaataaaatgaagtaatTATTAGTAAGTTTAAGATGCGTGGCTGACATAATAGGTTTTCGGGTCTCATAATACAGCCAGACAGAAACACAgcgctaacaaaaaaaaaaaaaatcttaacccacagacacagcccactgagcttctcgccggatcttctcagtggatcgcgtttccgacccggtggtagattctgcgaagcactgctcttgctagggtcagtgttagcaattctccggtttgagccccgtgagctcacctacacacgctagggtaagctgaaatagcctctcaaggctatcagcataggtaggaataaaaaaaaaaaatgacgtaaCTTATTTCGAACaggtaaaacgtaaaacaaatATATCTAATGTTACGATGTATTTAGTAAGAATGTTAATGCAAATAACTATCGACAACTCTAAAATACGGGTGACCCTTAAAAACGACACACCATCTTATGAAATCCACTCGATAAACGAAACACACAACACAATATGCACttgaataatattatacttgagttaaaaattaaataaacactaTTATTGCATTATACTAACGTAATTCATGGTTGCCACGTCTTCTCGATGAGATGTTAGTAAAGTGTGACCGTTGGGCGCATCTGCCGCGATTTTATAGTACGAGCCTATGTCTTTCTAAGTTCTAGTTATGGATACGTCCGTCGCGCAAAAAGTGGTAAGTCAAAAAGCAAACGCAACGTATTTTATACGTTAAATTTACGGTAAtggttaattttttataaattatttaacggGCTCTTTATTTAACGTATTATAACGATTTTTACGTGTAACTATTCCAGGTATTCGCAAAATACGGTTTGATATTGTGCTAAACTATCGTTAGCAAAATATTCTAATGTCGACGAATTATACTTTAtactttatattaaaaatacacaattgCAGCTTGCTTACTCAATGACGGTTCGCTTATTAACCCACTAAgatgaaaacaaatattatatcctactaatattataaacgcgaaagtttgtaagaatgtaagtttgttactctttcacgcaaacCCGCTGGATGGATTTTGCTGAAACTTTACAGTAATATAGCtgacacatcagaataacaaGTAGActacctatataatatatttataaagatatagtaGTTTATGGATATGTGGTTTACCCAAAATAAAGCGATAAGTGTCAAATAAGCAGGAAAAAATCCGCCATCTTATTTTCATAATCGCtattaaattacagttccctaagcgaagcgagggcaggtcgctagttttataataaaactaatattgaatAGATcgaaataaaatgtttacagCATCGTTAAAACTCTCCCGTATCTTGTGTATCaaagattattaaaaacactGTATTTCTTTATGTTTCTCgactaaataaaaacattatatgtTATGTGTCTGCATAAATCAACTAAAAAGTAACACAAAAATTGTGAACAAATTCActttcaaaatatataattactaaattgaaatcaatttttttattagcccCTTTGTACTTATCGGTCGATAGTAATAGTGCACTCTATGTACAAGCAAAGCTAAAATGTTTCTTAGCGGCTTTGATTTAAGAGATATTTTTGCATAAATCTTCATTAAGGTAGCGATTTTTGAATTGATATTCGTTTGAATTCTGCACGGTTAGTAATTTGGATATTAACAACCTTGTTAGAGGTTTTTGTATTTAAGCGTTTACCTTCAAATGGGttcaaatactttataattGCCGATGATAGCCAAAACACACGCACAGATTAGCTTAAACATCGGCTAGCTCCTTACGAGGCAAGGATGTGAGTCTGTGATGTAAGGTCCATTTGCGGCAGATCACACATTCGATAGCCGGATTTATTGAAGGCTGCTCTATATAATTCACCCCACGAGTGCGCcagtttcgctttgaagggtggggcacccgttgtaactatactgagaacttagaactcatatctcaaggtgggtggcggcaattacgttgtagatgtctatgggctccagtaaccacttaacaccatgtgggctgtgagcttatccacccatgtaagtgataaaaaaaagataataaccAACTTCAACCATAAACAAAATATAGCttgatgttattttttatttggaattcGTCGTGCcctagaggataagacgcccggtgcattcgtatcgagccaTGCGACTGAGCCGGTATTCAAATTccgcaggcagataccaatatttctaatattaatatctatatatctatatattaatatgtgaaacaaaaatcctttttacgaaaactgcgcggacagaggagcatgaaatttcccacacttatagagaatatagagaaggagtgcagaatgttaatatttttataaaaatatgcattaataatatgtacattcaatcaatataaaaaatgacacaggctaccatgtatttggcaCACACACGCGTGCATACTGTTCTAAAGTGAagtttggcgaaatctgtgattaaagaagtttaATTGTCTTTGACAATAGTATCATAATAGTCTAcagaataatattttcaattaatcatagtcgaatattttttttaatgcctatgtttgtgggcgagctcacagcccacctggtgttaagtggttactggaacccatagagatctacaacgtaaatgcgccatccaccttgagatttaagttctaaggtctcagtatacctagttacgacggctgccccacccttcaaaccgaaacgcattactgcttcacggcagaaataggtggggtggtggtacctacccgtgcggactcacaagaggtcctaccaccagtaattacgcaatttataattttgcgagtttaatttttattacacgatgttattccttcaccgtggaaatcaatcgtgaacaattggcaactacatatttcattagaaaaattggtacccgcctgcgggattcgaacaccgttgcatcgctatatacgaatgcaccggacgtcttatcctttaggccacgacgacttcagaatttcgactaccgggggaccattagtacatacataatacatgCTAAGCAAAAGACTTCCAcaattgtattttgtaattgtCTTTTTCTACTTCAGAGATAAT
Proteins encoded:
- the CPR52 gene encoding cuticular protein RR-1 motif 52, translating into MNYLIIFALAAVAADRLDKDLYLPPHAGSSGGASAGLQGPRNSAGSHQALTGSQSGQPAEILRYDNEINEDGYHYAFETSDGTKAEQEGQVVPGAKPEEGSINVKGSFSYVGDDGQTYSVSYTADENGFRPEGAHLPTAPPIPEEILKSLQLTDTKRDQYSSQKSSYDADAGY